In a genomic window of Vespula vulgaris chromosome 21, iyVesVulg1.1, whole genome shotgun sequence:
- the LOC127071205 gene encoding ras-related protein Rab-24-like has product MNRVDLKVVLLGNAAVGKTSLSERFVNERFNENLSYQNTIGAAFAAKQIEINGHNIVMGIWDTAGNERYDAMTRIYYRGAKAAIICYDVTKFNTFQKAKFWVRELRGIEEECKIYLCGTKKDILSNLDAIAVPDIDIVKNYANGIQAKFFLTSSKTGENVVELFTEIANDFLSVPENLQKIEETVTLTSMPKTSHCC; this is encoded by the exons ATGAATCGTGTAGATTTAAAAGTTGTGTTACTAGGAAATGCAGCTGTTGGAAAAACAAGTCTTTCAGAACGTTTTGTAAATGAAAGATTCAATGAGAATTTATCTTATCAAAAC ACAATAGGAGCTGCATTTGCTgcaaaacaaatagaaattaatggaCATAATATTGTAATGGGAATATGGGATACTGCAGGTAATGAAAG ATATGATGCAATGACAAGAATATATTATCGTGGTGCTAAAGCTGCAATAATATGTTATGATGTTACAAAGTTTAATACATTTCAAAAAGCAAAGTTTTGGGTAAGAGAATTAAGAGGTATAGAAGAAGAGTGTAAAATTTATCTCTGTGgtacgaaaaaagatattttatcaaatcttGATGCGATAGCAGTACCAGATATAGATATTGTAAAAAACTATGCAAATGGTATTCAagctaaattttttttaacatcgagTAAAACAGGGGAGAATGTTG TGGAATTATTTACAGAAATTGCTAATGATTTCTTATCTGTGCCAGAGAACttacaaaaaatagaagaaacagTTACTTTAACAAGTATGCCCAAAACATCGCATTGCTGTTAG